In Sphingobacteriaceae bacterium, the following proteins share a genomic window:
- a CDS encoding cytochrome-c peroxidase: protein MKVIPLLVTVFVFFSCSEKKSESLITTEEQLGEKLFFDPILSRDSSISCASCHKPEFAFADTVALSAGIFKRAGTRNTPSAMNQGDRNFYFWDGRSETLEEQALGPMENHVEMDFPLTLSVRRLIKNAAYVKAFQHVYGEMPSKALLGLAIASYERTLETSNTVFDKYMSEEDTTLMSESAKRGLDIFNNKGKCFDCHFGADFSGNDRFKNIGLYNAKDLNDEGRFMVTKNPKDLGAFKVPGLRNIAHTAPYMHNGQFKTLKQVIDYYDKPDSFVNNSINRDSLLKKPLGLTERDKKDLEEFLRSLSDTRFVSKK from the coding sequence ATGAAAGTAATCCCTCTCCTAGTAACTGTATTCGTCTTTTTTTCTTGCTCAGAAAAGAAGAGTGAAAGTCTTATTACCACTGAAGAACAATTGGGTGAAAAATTATTTTTTGATCCCATTTTATCGCGCGATAGCTCTATAAGCTGCGCGAGTTGTCACAAACCCGAATTTGCTTTTGCCGACACAGTTGCTTTGAGCGCTGGCATCTTTAAAAGAGCCGGTACACGCAACACGCCAAGCGCTATGAACCAGGGCGACAGAAATTTTTATTTTTGGGATGGAAGATCGGAAACTCTTGAAGAACAAGCATTGGGGCCAATGGAGAATCACGTGGAGATGGATTTTCCACTTACTTTAAGCGTGAGACGATTAATTAAAAATGCAGCTTATGTAAAAGCCTTTCAACATGTTTATGGTGAAATGCCGTCTAAAGCTTTACTGGGATTAGCAATTGCTTCCTACGAAAGAACGCTAGAAACAAGTAATACCGTATTTGATAAGTACATGAGTGAAGAAGACACAACACTCATGAGCGAAAGTGCGAAGCGCGGTCTGGATATTTTTAACAATAAAGGAAAATGTTTTGATTGCCATTTTGGAGCCGACTTTTCAGGGAACGACCGTTTCAAAAATATAGGACTCTATAATGCAAAAGACCTCAACGATGAAGGCCGTTTTATGGTTACGAAAAACCCCAAAGACCTTGGAGCTTTTAAAGTTCCCGGACTTCGCAACATAGCGCATACTGCACCATACATGCATAATGGACAATTTAAAACATTAAAACAGGTGATAGATTATTACGATAAGCCGGATAGCTTTGTAAACAATTCTATTAACCGGGACAGTCTTTTGAAAAAACCTTTAGGACTTACAGAAAGAGATAAAAAAGATCTGGAAGAATTTTTGAGAAGTTTAAGCGACACACGTTTTGTCTCAAAAAAGTAG